Below is a genomic region from Sphaerodactylus townsendi isolate TG3544 unplaced genomic scaffold, MPM_Stown_v2.3 scaffold_1140, whole genome shotgun sequence.
GTTgtatagcattttaaaatataatatagcCAATTTAGCATTATACAGCACCAATCAGCCATGATCAATAACCTATGTCCCATGTGAAAGTGTTTTTCGAATTGTTTTGTTCACCATCCTCTTCATTGCCTTACTGATCTCTTTGTTCTTCAGACTGTAGATAATTGGGTTCAACATGGGTGTTATAGCAGTGTACGTCAAAGCCAGCATTTTGTTACTGTCCTGTGAATAAGTGGATTTGGGCTTTAGATAGATCAGGCTGCCACTCCCATAGTACAAAATCACCACCAAGAGGTGTGAAGAGCAAGTGGAGAAGGCTTTCTTACGGCTTTCCACTGTTGCCATCTTTAAGATGCTGGTAACAATCAGAATGTAGGACACAAGGATGAGGGAAAAGGGGGTCAAAATAACTAGGATTGTTGCTGTAAAAAGCTGCATCTCATATGAAGAAGTGTCAATGCAAGAAAGCTTAATGAGGGGTGGAATATCACAGAAAAAataattgatttgatttgatccACAAAAGGGCAAGTTAAAAACCCACACTGTCTGAAGCAGAGACACCAAATTGCCAAAGAACCATGAGAGGATTGTCAGCGAAAGGCAGACTTTCTCACTCATGATTATCATGTACATCAGTGGTTTGCATATGGCCACATAACGGTCATAGGCCATAGCTGCCAAGAGGAAGCATTCAGAAGCCCCTaggaaaagcaagaagaacaTTTGGGCAGCACAGCCAGTATAGGAAATTCTGTTGTCCTCCGACAGGAAATTCACCAGCATTTTGGGGAGGGTAACTGAAGAGTAGCAGACATCCAAGAATGAGAGGACCTtgagaaaaaaatacattggtgtGTGAAGAAATGGATCTCCCAGGATCAGAATGAAAATTAGCATATTGCCCACCATTATGACTATGTAAACCAAGAGAAATACAATGAACAATAGCACTTGCAGGTCAGGATGATCGCTTAAACCCAAAACGACAAATTCAGTCACTTCAGTAAAATTGGTTGACCTTggtaaaattattttcttcatttggaAGGGGAACAAATACCATCAAAGGGCAGTCTTTGTTGACACTTCACTGAATGATGAAATGATGACAATCAATTTAGCAGTTTCCTTTTGATTCTCTAAAGTCCAGTGTTCTTACTATGAAAACAGTcctgaaaattaaattaaatgcacTGTTAATTTAAGAATTTAGGAGTTCTTAAACTGTCTGTGCTTTATTCTCAGCGTTAAGTAAAGCTGCTCAGTATCCACAGTGAATATTTGACCATGCAAAATACTATGCTGGGAAATGGAAGATCTGGATGGATAAAGAGTCATGTGGGATGGATGCTGCAGTGATTAGGGGATTTAAGAGATATCACCTCTTTCCCTTCATGGACCTATAGCAACGCTGGTAAGATCCAACTCACTGAGAAAATGGGCTAGACTTGCATCAAAAGCATGAACATACCTTTTTCATGGGGGAAAAATTCTTGTGTTTAAACTATTTGGGATGGACGTTTTCCACACTGCCCTTACGTAGGAGCAAATATTTCTTGACTCCCTTTTGTAAGTAAATATATCACATATGGCAGCGGCTAGACGAacagtttcgatttatatcctcctttctgttctgtaaaaaTACTCGgagaggcttacaaacttctttcccttcctctccccacaacagacaccttggacgTCTTGGGGGGAAACACTGCAGATATCCTCCCCAAGATGTCCTTTTAGTGTCTCATATGTGCTGGGAAgaactgggagagttctgagagaactgtgactagcccaaggtcaccaagtaggTTTTGGGTGTAGAAGAGGGGGAATGAATTcagctcaccagataaaagtccaccactcaggtggaggagtggggaatcaagccctgttccccagattagagtccccctgctcttaaccactacaccacactggcatactATATACAAATCTAATATGTATAAAATGAACTTTTAAGGGATTTATGCTCACAGTACTGCTAATGCCTTAGAACATAAATACTCACAGACATTTGTGTACTCATATGATAAATCACACACTGGCTGGTTCTGTAAAGCCTTCATATATACCAATATTTCTTTTCACTAGATGCTTTCTAACCCTGTCCTCCCCTGCCACCAGTTCACCCATTATGAAGAACTCACTGCATATAAACCTGCAGAAATTACACTTAGTTTTTTGAGACTGTGGAATCATTAAAAACCACACGCTTAAAAGTGTTGAGATCTAGTTAATCTGGATAACTTCaatatttctatatatttctatatCTTAGGGAAGACTCTCTGGCCCTATGTGGATAATGAAATCTGCAATAATTGGTCAGTGACAGCCAAAGGAGAGAGCTCTACAAGCTAAACTGAAAAATGTGATTTGGTAAATTAACCACATTAAATAAATAGGTGAATAGTAAAGCAGCTTCACATGGGATGGAATGTTAACATAAAAAGAGGATTCTGTTGGGTGACACCAGTGAGCCCTCTAGTCTAGCACTCAAACAGAAACCAAATGTGTTGCCCTGCAGGACAACTACGTGTGCATAGAAGCAAAGGACTTCTCCTGATGATGTCTTTTGGCACTGCtattcagaagtttgctgccCAATTCCCCCCCTTTAAACACCAGGGCTAGTAGCTATTGCTGGACCAACATCAGCTGGAT
It encodes:
- the LOC125424826 gene encoding olfactory receptor 10A7-like; the encoded protein is MKKIILPRSTNFTEVTEFVVLGLSDHPDLQVLLFIVFLLVYIVIMVGNMLIFILILGDPFLHTPMYFFLKVLSFLDVCYSSVTLPKMLVNFLSEDNRISYTGCAAQMFFLLFLGASECFLLAAMAYDRYVAICKPLMYMIIMSEKVCLSLTILSWFFGNLVSLLQTVWVFNLPFCGSNQINYFFCDIPPLIKLSCIDTSSYEMQLFTATILVILTPFSLILVSYILIVTSILKMATVESRKKAFSTCSSHLLVVILYYGSGSLIYLKPKSTYSQDSNKMLALTYTAITPMLNPIIYSLKNKEISKAMKRMVNKTIRKTLSHGT